A portion of the Corticium candelabrum chromosome 5, ooCorCand1.1, whole genome shotgun sequence genome contains these proteins:
- the LOC134179465 gene encoding uncharacterized protein LOC134179465 — MTTLSFLALAVISITLSGVQVFANDLGGQDFGGQGFPTSASSSKSGSCPTVVDNPCATTENECTDDGDCLGTKKCCLCPSASLVCAPSAPSTTKTNERTCSFDSKSYKVSQTRMKGDNVCTCNGDGSWNCVPPPSVHLGECPENVASSCNATTCSDDGDCETYQKCCHIIPCGAKKCKTVRAAGECLVNNQNHAAGVKLPPTDATLSIECNYCICESHGVLTCTKIRTCPTTPSPTQGDSNGTNCQHSLAGFMIIVALVVIWLHQ, encoded by the exons ATGACAACTCTAAG CTTTCTCGCACTTGCTGTCATATCTATCACGCTGTCTGGCGTGCAAGTGTTTGCAAACGACTTAGGTGGGCAAGATTTCGGTGGGCAAGGCTTCCCTACGTCAG CGTCGAGTTCGAAGAGTGGCAGTTGTCCAACTGTGGTCGACAATCCATGTGCGACTACTGAGAACGAGTGCACAGACGATGGAGACTGTCTTGGAACTAAGAAGTGCTGCCTATGTCCGTCTGCATCTCTTGTTTGTGCACCATCCGCACCATCCACCACCAAGACAAATG AGAGGACGTGCAGCTTTGACAGTAAAAGCTACAAAGTCAGTCAAACTCGAATGAAAGGCGATAACGTCTG TACCTGTAATGGGGACGGCAGTTGGAACTGTGTCCCTCCTCCATCTGTACATTTGGGTGAATGCCCAGAAAACGTTGCATCTAGTTGTAATGCTACAACATGCAGTGATGATGGAGATTGTGAGACTTATCAAAAATGCTGTCACATAATACCATGTGGAGCGAAGAAATGTAAAACTGTCCGAGCTGCAG GTGAATGTCTCGTCAACAACCAGAACCATGCTGCTGGCGTCAAACTTCCTCCTACTGATGCTACACTTAGTATCGAATGTAACTACTG CATATGTGAGAGTCATGGCGTATTGACTTGCACTAAGATTAGAACTTGCC CTACGACCCCTTCTCCTACTCAAGGGGACAGCAATGGAACAAATTGCCAACATAGTCTTGCAGGTTTTATGATAATTGTTGCATTGGTGGTGATTTGGCTACACCAGTAG
- the LOC134179895 gene encoding uncharacterized protein LOC134179895 → MSVATFATKADKLSLVQSDDCVNGWSHYISSPTSMKHVKETFGLLLKDQRVGCSDEKRTMLDGSNAESTDDMQVLCSDDKLKELVRCLLRGRSVQVQSDDQAVGLDASGLLCAINRIVKKSKRPDSVIHCLLPALDVFVRDTEVECVESDLIQLLILFMDLCSRDASVIGHVFHKLVLLAQLPSYQMAIAEKFSTLAVDSLLENSLSLVKADRPILESFISVFTSIMQSQIVHDKSFLSKLKVFAAICDLLKEEEAFQLAPCSLQKILSLLVVTADGQLESQQMLLSRNMQKQVADLMMRHVSDESMHQTACSFFVTLSAVPANKQQLVNFPVCSALTGTIKAFRHQCCVLMPALQAVGNLALNGYGSSEIIDTGIHHSVIECLADEKVNVICRYQACSVLVNMTCTNLQDRKRLVEAGAHCPVNSLLQNAKLLCKELLSQACKVLINLTAAAGQSDVASRLIQDGIHCVLIQLMRQPQTIPPCLVFHCCWAILNMSQSNETNVMLIESGAAHCLVNVINHYYQCKKISEKAMAALSALTASEQSRVVFMSTHAHKAIIYLFRSCLILPLWITEKLIRVITVLASCCDRYRRALVLDGAIQPILNYMNRYLCDAQLQMMVCQAVHRISVNGNNKLALIESGVLQHIRQMLQAHRINEEVHRHGLLVIACLSLVEVEAKRLIGEAGCIQDAVVSLVSFSQSANVQTLGFIVLLCLAKNNWNLKQMARLRLTEFMLTALERFPQETDVQNYGSTLLSCLYCYFVERRPGIGRVSCVRSSQSKVNTVRVSQLSGVTYNVCPNCKNGRASEMVIKIGHLNVSVYQKLVDRGWFRRGAIQLFASTSCHSPSCNTAELRVDIRKFEVVRSKMYKRVIKKCERRGVTVRTVQPQFSDEAFHLYSQYQMKRHESENCTASSYHAHLVSTPLIPQEINGIAYGTFHQQYQIDGRLVGVGVIDVLPQALCSVYMFYDVSSEISKLSLGVYSAIMEIQFAQSLNAQGANIHHYYLGSFNPTNKKLLYKANYRPSEVMCPHVSMQWQPYAGSSCSVFGEPSTSTISTSLLPSIARPHSSCPIRRSIACARRKCMSKKSMPTYKDLLFLVEGHLLHGGELLNYYVVHPKCVDSLIHTLELLIKIMGPELARQLEIELEVIEPKKVTTQ, encoded by the exons ATGTCGGTCGCTACGTTTGCCACGAAGGCTGACAAGTTGTCTCTTGTTCAGTCTGACGACTGTGTGAATGGATGGTCACACTATATTTCATCGCCTACATCAATGAAACATGTGAAAGAAACTTTTGGTTTATTGTTGAAAGATCAGCGTGTCGGTTGCAGTGACGAGAAGAG AACAATGCTGGACGGATCTAATGCCGAGTCCACGGATGACATGCAAGTTCTTTGCTCAGATGACAAATTGAAAGAACTGGTCAGATGTTTGTTGCGTGGACGAAGTGTGCAGGTGCAGTCAGACGACCAAGCTGTTGGATTGGATGCCTCTGGTCTGTTGTGTGCTATAAATCGAATTGTGAAGAAGTCTAAGCGACCGGATAGTGTTATCCACTGTCTTCTTCCTGCCCTTGATGTCTTTGTCAGAGACACTGAAGTTGAATGTGTGGAGTCTGACCTCATTCAGTTGCTAATATTATTCATGGATCTCTGCTCAAGAGATGCCAGTGTGATTGGTCATGTCTTTCACAAGCTGGTGTTACTGGCACAGCTTCCTTCATATCAAATGGCCATTGCTGAGAAATTTTCAACTTTAGCAGTAGACTCCTTACTTGAAAACAGTCTCAGTTTAGTCAAAGCTGATCGACCTATCCTTGAGTCATTTATATCTGTCTTTACTTCCATCATGCAGTCCCAAATTGTTCATGACAAAAGTTTCTTGTCGAAATTGAAAGTATTTGCTGCAATATGTGATCTACtgaaagaagaagaagcttTTCAGTTGGCACCTTGCTCTCTTCAGAAGATCCTCTCCCTCCTCGTTGTTACAGCTGATGGTCAGCTTGAATCACAGCAGATGCTTCTAAGCAGAAATATGCAGAAGCAAGTAGCTGATTTGATGATGCGTCATGTTAGTGATGAGTCTATGCATCAAACAGCTTGTTCCTTTTTTGTAACTTTGTCTGCTGTTCCTgctaacaaacaacagttgGTGAATTTTCCTGTTTGTAGTGCTCTTACAGGAACTATCAAAGCTTTCAGACATCAGTGTTGTGTCCTCATGCCTGCATTACAAGCAGTTGGTAATTTGGCACTAAATGGCTACGGCTCATCAGAGATCATAGATACTGGAATCCACCACAGTGTTATAGAATGTCTTGCTGATGAGAAAGTGAATGTGATCTGTAGATATCAGGCATGCAGTGTGCTAGTCAATATGACTTGCACGAATCTACAAGATAGAAAGAGATTGGTCGAAGCTGGTGCTCATTGTCCAGTCAACAGTCTTCTACAGAATGCCAAATTATTGTGCAAGGAGCTTCTTTCTCAGGCATGCAAAGTTCTGATCAATCtaactgctgctgctggcCAAAGTGATGTAGCTTCTCGTCTTATTCAAGATGGCATCCATTGTGTATTAATTCAGTTAATGAGACAACCACAAACCATTCCACCCTGTCTTGTTTTCCACTGTTGCTGGGCCATTCTAAACATGAGTCAATCTAATGAGACAAATGTGATGCTCATCGAATCAGGTGCTGCCCACTGTTTGGTCAATGTTATCAATCATTACTACCAATGCAAAAAAATTTCTGAAAAGGCTATGGCAGCTCTAAGTGCTCTAACAGCATCAGAGCAGAGCAGAGTAGTATTTATGTCAACACATGCTCATAAAGCGATTATCTATCTTTTTCGATCTTGCCTAATTCTTCCTCTGTGGATTACTGAGAAACTCATTCGTGTCATCACTGTTTTAGCATCTTGTTGTGATCGTTACAGGCGAGCATTAGTGCTTGATGGAGCAATTCAGCCTATTTTGAACTACATGAACAGATATTTGTGTGATGCTCAACTTCAAATGATGGTGTGTCAGGCTGTACACAGGATCAGTGTAAATGGGAACAACAAGTTGGCTCTAATTGAAAGTGGAGTTTTACAGCACATCAGGCAGATGTTACAAGCCCATCGGATCAATGAAGAGGTCCACCGTCATGGTCTACTTGTTATCGCATGTCTCAGTTTGGTTGAGGTTGAAGCCAAGCGTTTGATAGGAGAGGCAGGTTGTATCCAAGATGCTGTTGTCAGTCTTGTTTCTTTTTCACAATCTGCAAATGTCCAAACTCTAGGATTTATTGTTCTTCTTTGTTTGGCAAAAAATAACTGGAATCTAAAACAGATGGCAAGACTTCGATTGACTGAGTTTATGTTGACAGCTTTGGAAAGGTTTCCTCAGGAGACTGATGTTCAAAACTATGGCTCCACATTGCTgtcttgtttgtattgttacTTTGTTGAACGTCGACCAGGCATTGGTCGTGTTTCTTGCGTGAGATCTAGTCAATCCAAAGTAAACACTGTACGAGTGAGTCAGTTGAGTGGAGTCACATATAATGTTTGTCCTAACTGTAAAAATGGTAGAGCATCAGAAATGGTTATTAAAATTGGTCACTTGaatgtgtctgtgtatcagaAGTTAGTTGACAGAGGTTGGTTCCGACGTGGTGCTATTCAGCTGTTTGCATCTACGTCTTGTCATTCTCCATCATGTAATACAGCAGAGCTTCGTGTTGACATTAGGAAATTTGAAGTGGTGCGATCCAAAATGTACAAGAGAGTTATCAAGAAGTGTGAGCGTCGTGGTGTAACCGTGAGGACTGTTCAACCTCAATTCAGTGATGAAGCTTTTCACTTGTATTCCCAATATCAAATGAAACGGCATGAGTCAGAGAACTGCACTGCATCCTCTTACCACGCTCACCTTGTGAGCACTCCACTCATTCCACAGGAAATAAATGGCATTGCATATGGCACATTCCATCAGCAGTATCAGATAGATGGCCGTCTGGTAGGAGTAGGAGTAATCGATGTTCTACCACAGGCACTGTGCAGTGTTTACATGTTTTATGATGTTTCATCAGAAATAAGTAAATTATCATTGGGTGTCTACTCTGCTATAATGGAAATTCAGTTTGCGCAGTCTCTGAATGCCCAAGGTGCAAATATTCATCATTACTATTTAGGTAGTTTCAACCCAACTAACAAGAAGCTTCTCTATAAAGCAAATTACAGGCCATCAGAAGTTATGTGTCCTCATGTTTCCATGCAGTGGCAGCCATATGCAGGGTCTTCTTGCTCTGTATTTGGAGAACCATCAACATCAACTATATCCACTTCTCTACTGCCCTCTATTGCGCGTCCTCACAGCTCTTGCCCAATTAGACGATCTATTGCTTGTGCAAGACGGAAATGTATGTCTAAAAAGTCTATGCCAACGTATAAAGACCTTCTATTCTTGGTTGAAGGGCATCTTCTTCATGGTGGTGAGCTGCTAAATTACTATGTTGTTCATCCAAAATGTGTGGACAGCCTGATCCACACATTGGAATTGCTCATCAAAATTATGGGACCAGAACTTGCTAGACAGTTAGAAATTGAACTTGAAGTTATTGAACCTAAGAAAGTCACAACTCAGTAG
- the LOC134179840 gene encoding large ribosomal subunit protein mL40-like, translated as MWRVRTYHKFVPSLAIRHRSGANVPRKKTKNPLESRKKAVKEAQRILRMRVAQIEASKPRMEEIDPDLLRPERQRQRLAISEEEKECRVLLAKDWSRYQMQRYEEDFRKLTGLIVCRKKALVELKKASEILYEKAIVIDKKLFPLEKKGPTATPPLQSYEAPDAEEDYIHVRT; from the coding sequence ATGTGGAGAGTTCGGACTTATCACAAGTTTGTACCAAGTTTGGCAATTCGTCATAGATCTGGAGCTAATGTTCCTAGGAAAAAAACTAAAAATCCTCTTGAATCAAGGAAAAAAGCTGTGAAGGAAGCTCAGAGAATCTTACGAATGCGAGTTGCTCAGATTGAAGCTTCCAAGCCCAGGATGGAGGAAATTGATCCAGATCTGCTTCGGCctgaaagacagagacagcgTTTGGCAATCAGTGAAGAGGAAAAAGAATGTCGTGTACTGTTGGCTAAAGACTGGTCACGTTATCAGATGCAAAGATACGAGGAAGATTTCAGAAAATTGACTGGACTCATTGTATGTAGAAAGAAAGCATTGGTGGAACTAAAGAAGGCTTCAGAGATATTGTATGAGAAAGCCATTGTAATTGATAAGAAGCTGTTTCCATTAGAAAAGAAAGGACCAACGGCTACACCACCATTACAGAGCTATGAAGCACCAGATGCAGAAGAAGATTACATACATGTCAgaacttaa
- the LOC134179466 gene encoding protein mago nashi homolog, which produces MADAQDFYLRYYVGHKGQFGHEFLEIEFRPDGKLRYANNSQYKNDVMIRKECYVHRSVLNELKRITEESEVMQEDDSLWPQPDRVGRQELEIVLGDQHISFTTSKIGSLADVNACKDPDGLRCFYYLVQDIKCMVFSLIALHFKIKPI; this is translated from the exons ATGGCGGACGCTCAAGATTTCTATTTACGCTATTACGTTGGTCATAAAGGGCAGTTTGGACATGAATTTCTTGAAATAGAGTTTAGACCTGACG GCAAACTGCGTTATGCTAACAACTCACAGTATAAGAATGACGTTATGATCAGAAAAGAG TGTTACGTTCATCGATCTGTGTTGAATGAGCTGAAACGAATCACAGAGGAGAGTGAAGTTATGCAGGAAGATGACAGCTTGTGGCCTCAACCCGATCGAGTAGGCAGACAG GAGCTAGAGATTGTACTTGGAGACCAGCACATTTCATTTACTACATCAAAAATTGGGTCACTAGCAGATGTCAATGCATGCAA AGATCCAGATGGCTTACGCTGCTTCTACTACTTGGTTCAAGATATCAAGTGTATGGTATTCTCACTGATTGCTCTGCATTTCAAGATCAAGCCAATCTAG
- the LOC134179897 gene encoding uncharacterized protein LOC134179897 isoform X2, producing the protein MSSYRYFVAKCSNYDSLRRGVDSNVWAAPEHKNDPQPHLVLSTAFSTCSQVNILFSVNGSKGWQGHAVMKSLPFAADELKDDGECWHRFEIEWVCLSKHYAMVCLPFSQTEDLLNSLDFNNSVNKARNWQEMPSSCGEQLCARLQTHIQQDAQKRERDALKAKEQRPPPFLSIAESDMQDTGRVWQSMNDKVEQYGKVVLACAFGSQRYNLQTLNSDLDMYVVYMADTRNLLSFNSPPRTIKNREDEKPDFTIHELFKYCELLVAGDPRTVETLFLRDTCIYYASDTWKELKQSRDLLLSRVLVDKYLSDALGERGLKKMQKWQAKEIKDDIQVATGQKYEVFYSQESSEHQMLQAVRSGHIPHEQLKDIIKTLTFEVQSALNSDECHLPKTSDETHVEKWLVKQRRDNLLSDPYFVTIT; encoded by the exons ATGTCGTCTTATCGCTACTTCGTCGCAAAATGTAGCAATTACGACTCGCTACGGAGAGGAGTTGACTCAAATGTATGGGCAGCTCCAGAACACAAGAATGATCCTCAACCTCATCTCGTTCTCTCGACAGCGTTTTCTACATGCAGTCAAGTCAACATACTTTTCAGTGTAAATGGCAGCAAAGGCTGGCAGGGGCATGCTGTTATGAAAAGTTTGCCCTTTGCGGCAGACGAATTGAAAGATGATGGTGAATGTTGGCACAGATTTGAAATAGAGTGGGTGTGCTTGTCAAAACATTATGCAATGGTGTGTCTGCCATTTAGTCAGACCGAAGATTTGTTGAATTCACTGGACTTTAACAACTCAGTCAACAAAGCTCGCAACTGGCAGGAAATGCCATCTTCATGTGGTGAACAGTTGTGTGCTCGACtgcagacacacatacaacaggATGCACAGAAAAGAGAAAGGGATGCACTAAAAGCAAAAGAGCAAAGACCGCCTCCTTTTCTTTCTATTGCAGAGAGTGATATGCAAGATACCGGACGTGTGTGGCAAAGCATGAATGACAAAGTAGAACAATATGGCAAAGTCGTACTTGCTTGTGCATTTGGAAGTCAACGATACAATCTTCAGACTCTAAACAGTGACCTAGATATGTATGTTGTGTATATGGCTGACACTAGAAATCTTTTGTCATTCAATTCTCCCCCACGAACAATTaag AATCGTGAAGATGAAAAGCCTGACTTTACAATTCACGAGTTGTTCAAGTATTGTGAGTTGTTAGTGGCTGGAGATCCTCGAACAGTTGAAACCCTCTTCTTACGCGACACTTGTATCTATTATGCCTCAGACACCTGGAAAGAACTGAAACAGAGCAGAGACTTGTTACTGAGTCG AGTGTTGGTGGACAAGTACTTGAGTGATGCGCTAGGTGAACGTGGGTTAAAGAAGATGCAAAAATGGCAAGCAAAGGAAATTAaagatgacat aCAAGTTGCCACTGGTCAGAAATATGAAGTGTTTTATTCTCAAGAGTCCAGTGAACATCAAATGTTGCAAGCAGTCAGATCAGGCCACATACCTCATGAACAGCTTAAAGACATCATAAAAAC TTTGACATTTGAGGTGCAATCTGCTCTGAATTCTGATGAGTGTCACCTGCCAAAGACCTCAGATGAAACACATGTTGAGAAATGGCTTGttaaacaaagaagagacaacTTGTTGTCTGACCCATATTTTGTAACAATTACATGA
- the LOC134179707 gene encoding dnaJ homolog subfamily C member 17-like, with the protein MSRKADAFDFESLGVEDFYSFLEVDSSCTEKEITKAYRKRALQCHPDKNPDNPAAAEKFQKLSRIYEILSDTVAKAVYDNLRKARRKQKERNEALDAKRRKIKEDLERREHQSLQDKYDEQAAVKKLEEEIKRLRAEGSKKVKEQEQLMKQKLEGKTEESKASAATVKVRWKAKKSDETNGGYSKVLLTQLLQKYGDVEVLVSLKRKGSAIAAFSDIHSAAMAIQNETGLSENCLTLSWADGEPVHHVGKQEPPEPAIQQEDVGSAGLSSDRDYESVVLTRMKQAQERKRLAEQLTAEDNDMI; encoded by the exons ATGTCGCGAAAAGCGGATGCGTTTGATTTCGAGTCACTTGGAGTAGAAGATTTCTACAGCTTTTTGGAAGTAGATTCAAGTTGTACTGAAAAAGAG ATTACAAAAGCATACAGAAAGAGAGCTCTTCAATGTCATCCTGATAAAAATCCAGACAATCCTGCAGCAG CTGAAAAATTTCAGAAATTGTCACGGATATATGAAATTTTGTCTGACACCGTTGCCAAG gCTGTTTATGATAACTTGAGGAAAGCCAGACGGAAACAGAAAGAACGAAATGAAGCACTGGAtgcaaaaagaagaaaaatcaAAGAAG ATTTGGAAAGACGCGAACATCAGTCCCTACAGGACAAGTATGATGAACAAGCGGCCGTCAAGAAATTGGAAGAAGAG ATCAAACGGCTGAGAGCAGAAGGCTCAAAGAAAGTAAAAGAGCAAGAACAACTAATGAAACAAAAACTAGAAGGCAAGACAGAAGAGAGTAAAG CATCTGCTGCCACAGtgaag GTCAGGTGGAAAGCCAAGAAGAGCGATGAAACAAATGGAGGGTACAGCAAGGTGTTGCTCACTCAATTGCTACAAAAG TATGGTGATGTGGAAGTGTTGGTGTCCCTGAAAAGAAAAGGCAGTGCTATTGCTGCTTTCTCTGACATCCACAGTGCA GCAATGGCCATCCAGAATGAAACTGGTTTGTCTGAAAACTGTCTGACATTGTCGTGGGCAGATGGAGAACCAGTACATCATGTAGGGAAGCAGGAGCCACCTGAACCTGCTATACAGCAAGAG gaTGTGGGATCTGCTGGTCTCTCATCAGACCGAGATTATGAAAGTGTAGTATTGACACGAATGAAACAAGCACAAGAGAGAAAAAGGCTTGCAGAACAATTGACAGCGGAAGATAAcgatatgatataa
- the LOC134179897 gene encoding uncharacterized protein LOC134179897 isoform X3, which translates to MSSYRYFVAKCSNYDSLRRGVDSNVWAAPEHKNDPQPHLVLSTAFSTCSQVNILFSVNGSKGWQGHAVMKSLPFAADELKDDGECWHRFEIEWVCLSKHYAMVCLPFSQTEDLLNSLDFNNSVNKARNWQEMPSSCGEQLCARLQTHIQQDAQKRERDALKAKEQRPPPFLSIAESDMQDTGRVWQSMNDKVEQYGKVVLACAFGSQRYNLQTLNSDLDMYVVYMADTRNLLSFNSPPRTIKNREDEKPDFTIHELFKYCELLVAGDPRTVETLFLRDTCIYYASDTWKELKQSRDLLLSRVLVDKYLSDALGERGLKKMQKWQAKEIKDDMLVARMNKLFYIILRLLFHAKQVATGQKYEVFYSQESSEHQMLQAVRSGHIPHEQLKDIIKTFNNFKFNF; encoded by the exons ATGTCGTCTTATCGCTACTTCGTCGCAAAATGTAGCAATTACGACTCGCTACGGAGAGGAGTTGACTCAAATGTATGGGCAGCTCCAGAACACAAGAATGATCCTCAACCTCATCTCGTTCTCTCGACAGCGTTTTCTACATGCAGTCAAGTCAACATACTTTTCAGTGTAAATGGCAGCAAAGGCTGGCAGGGGCATGCTGTTATGAAAAGTTTGCCCTTTGCGGCAGACGAATTGAAAGATGATGGTGAATGTTGGCACAGATTTGAAATAGAGTGGGTGTGCTTGTCAAAACATTATGCAATGGTGTGTCTGCCATTTAGTCAGACCGAAGATTTGTTGAATTCACTGGACTTTAACAACTCAGTCAACAAAGCTCGCAACTGGCAGGAAATGCCATCTTCATGTGGTGAACAGTTGTGTGCTCGACtgcagacacacatacaacaggATGCACAGAAAAGAGAAAGGGATGCACTAAAAGCAAAAGAGCAAAGACCGCCTCCTTTTCTTTCTATTGCAGAGAGTGATATGCAAGATACCGGACGTGTGTGGCAAAGCATGAATGACAAAGTAGAACAATATGGCAAAGTCGTACTTGCTTGTGCATTTGGAAGTCAACGATACAATCTTCAGACTCTAAACAGTGACCTAGATATGTATGTTGTGTATATGGCTGACACTAGAAATCTTTTGTCATTCAATTCTCCCCCACGAACAATTaag AATCGTGAAGATGAAAAGCCTGACTTTACAATTCACGAGTTGTTCAAGTATTGTGAGTTGTTAGTGGCTGGAGATCCTCGAACAGTTGAAACCCTCTTCTTACGCGACACTTGTATCTATTATGCCTCAGACACCTGGAAAGAACTGAAACAGAGCAGAGACTTGTTACTGAGTCG AGTGTTGGTGGACAAGTACTTGAGTGATGCGCTAGGTGAACGTGGGTTAAAGAAGATGCAAAAATGGCAAGCAAAGGAAATTAaagatgacatgttggtggctCGCATGAACAAATTGTTCTACATCATTCTTCGCTTACTGTTTCATGCAAA aCAAGTTGCCACTGGTCAGAAATATGAAGTGTTTTATTCTCAAGAGTCCAGTGAACATCAAATGTTGCAAGCAGTCAGATCAGGCCACATACCTCATGAACAGCTTAAAGACATCATAAAAAC GTTCAATAACTTCAAGTTCAATTTCTAA
- the LOC134179897 gene encoding uncharacterized protein LOC134179897 isoform X1, giving the protein MSSYRYFVAKCSNYDSLRRGVDSNVWAAPEHKNDPQPHLVLSTAFSTCSQVNILFSVNGSKGWQGHAVMKSLPFAADELKDDGECWHRFEIEWVCLSKHYAMVCLPFSQTEDLLNSLDFNNSVNKARNWQEMPSSCGEQLCARLQTHIQQDAQKRERDALKAKEQRPPPFLSIAESDMQDTGRVWQSMNDKVEQYGKVVLACAFGSQRYNLQTLNSDLDMYVVYMADTRNLLSFNSPPRTIKNREDEKPDFTIHELFKYCELLVAGDPRTVETLFLRDTCIYYASDTWKELKQSRDLLLSRVLVDKYLSDALGERGLKKMQKWQAKEIKDDMLVARMNKLFYIILRLLFHAKQVATGQKYEVFYSQESSEHQMLQAVRSGHIPHEQLKDIIKTLTFEVQSALNSDECHLPKTSDETHVEKWLVKQRRDNLLSDPYFVTIT; this is encoded by the exons ATGTCGTCTTATCGCTACTTCGTCGCAAAATGTAGCAATTACGACTCGCTACGGAGAGGAGTTGACTCAAATGTATGGGCAGCTCCAGAACACAAGAATGATCCTCAACCTCATCTCGTTCTCTCGACAGCGTTTTCTACATGCAGTCAAGTCAACATACTTTTCAGTGTAAATGGCAGCAAAGGCTGGCAGGGGCATGCTGTTATGAAAAGTTTGCCCTTTGCGGCAGACGAATTGAAAGATGATGGTGAATGTTGGCACAGATTTGAAATAGAGTGGGTGTGCTTGTCAAAACATTATGCAATGGTGTGTCTGCCATTTAGTCAGACCGAAGATTTGTTGAATTCACTGGACTTTAACAACTCAGTCAACAAAGCTCGCAACTGGCAGGAAATGCCATCTTCATGTGGTGAACAGTTGTGTGCTCGACtgcagacacacatacaacaggATGCACAGAAAAGAGAAAGGGATGCACTAAAAGCAAAAGAGCAAAGACCGCCTCCTTTTCTTTCTATTGCAGAGAGTGATATGCAAGATACCGGACGTGTGTGGCAAAGCATGAATGACAAAGTAGAACAATATGGCAAAGTCGTACTTGCTTGTGCATTTGGAAGTCAACGATACAATCTTCAGACTCTAAACAGTGACCTAGATATGTATGTTGTGTATATGGCTGACACTAGAAATCTTTTGTCATTCAATTCTCCCCCACGAACAATTaag AATCGTGAAGATGAAAAGCCTGACTTTACAATTCACGAGTTGTTCAAGTATTGTGAGTTGTTAGTGGCTGGAGATCCTCGAACAGTTGAAACCCTCTTCTTACGCGACACTTGTATCTATTATGCCTCAGACACCTGGAAAGAACTGAAACAGAGCAGAGACTTGTTACTGAGTCG AGTGTTGGTGGACAAGTACTTGAGTGATGCGCTAGGTGAACGTGGGTTAAAGAAGATGCAAAAATGGCAAGCAAAGGAAATTAaagatgacatgttggtggctCGCATGAACAAATTGTTCTACATCATTCTTCGCTTACTGTTTCATGCAAA aCAAGTTGCCACTGGTCAGAAATATGAAGTGTTTTATTCTCAAGAGTCCAGTGAACATCAAATGTTGCAAGCAGTCAGATCAGGCCACATACCTCATGAACAGCTTAAAGACATCATAAAAAC TTTGACATTTGAGGTGCAATCTGCTCTGAATTCTGATGAGTGTCACCTGCCAAAGACCTCAGATGAAACACATGTTGAGAAATGGCTTGttaaacaaagaagagacaacTTGTTGTCTGACCCATATTTTGTAACAATTACATGA
- the LOC134179841 gene encoding GTP cyclohydrolase 1 feedback regulatory protein-like yields the protein MPYVLISTQIRLTSGPTCCGDKDADPKLMARLDAKLVKEFGNSFEEYRCDDPPRLVLNKLEKEGYRIVSSAGIGQTIVWTLYKPDD from the exons ATGCCCTACGTTCTTATCTCTACTCAAATTAGACTT ACTTCTGGCCCCACTTGCTGTGGTGACAAAGATGCTGATCCTAAACTGATGGCTAGACTTGACGCGAAGTTGGTGAAAGAGTTCGGAAATTCATT TGAAGAATACAGATGTGATGATCCTCCTCGCTTGGTGCTGAACAAATTGGAGAaggaag GTTATCGCATTGTCAGCTCGGCTGGTATAGGGCAGACAATTGTGTGGACTCTATACAAACCAGATGATTGA